The Hymenobacter sp. DG01 genome has a segment encoding these proteins:
- a CDS encoding outer membrane beta-barrel family protein produces MKHTATLLLLAVLAAPAVQAQTTSPPRATAPKGPGRLTGRVVDAATQKPVEYATVALLPASGPTPLTGATCDAQGRFELKDLPMGAFRLQISFVGYSTQVKEVTVTEQATDLGALPLPAAAQNLGEVKVTGERPVIETKPDRLVYNADQDATNADGTAADILRKTPMVNLDAEGNPQLRGTGNVRILINNKPSSMLAGNLAEALKQIPADQIKAIEVVTAPSARYDAEGSGGVINIVLKKNSLQGVNGSVGANTGNRNQGLNGSLNARRGKVGVNTKLSGFHNVYPYKSSNERTDFLPDGATGQLTERTTSRNVGSGGYGQVELTYDPSAMHSFTLSGNGNLYSSRSPQDFFNQYRGQPQLDTLYTRDITRRGENRNYDLNAGYTRTFGESQPRREWAVLAQHTRNRSDESYRLDQYGAAELRGGPLEYREQSLNLARNLETTIQTDYTHPFGEKNTLETGAKMILRQVTSDYTLDTLLTDQHNGFVRNPRRSNAFDYQQNVLAAYGTYNFAWGKKHTLSLGTRLERTAIAGEFQGENGRFSNDYLNVLPNLSATRTLKKEGQTLRFSYSRRIQRPHIYFLNPYVNQVTPNSIQFGNPNLRPEVTDSYELSYGTYGEKSSLNLSAYARRTGNSIEQFYRYNEELARSETTFGNLATNTTYGLSFYGSLKPAKDWNVSSNISADYTQLRSTALNRTSRRASMFMNLNSSWKFRTHYTLQGYSGFWTGGVQLQTRYSGGVYYGLGLKRMLLQEKADLTLSANNFLAPGREFRNTTVTDQFRSVGSFYQYQRSMRLSFNYRFGKVDNSAQRQRRTIRNDDSKQGSGNTGG; encoded by the coding sequence ATGAAACATACTGCTACTCTGCTGCTGCTGGCCGTGTTGGCCGCGCCTGCGGTTCAGGCGCAAACTACCTCCCCTCCCCGCGCTACTGCCCCCAAAGGCCCAGGCCGCCTGACCGGCCGGGTAGTGGATGCCGCCACCCAAAAGCCAGTGGAATACGCTACCGTGGCCCTGCTGCCCGCCAGCGGCCCTACCCCGCTCACCGGCGCCACCTGCGATGCGCAAGGCCGGTTTGAGCTGAAGGACTTGCCTATGGGCGCATTCCGGCTGCAAATCAGCTTTGTGGGCTACAGCACCCAGGTGAAAGAAGTAACCGTAACTGAGCAGGCCACTGACCTGGGCGCGCTACCCTTGCCGGCCGCAGCCCAGAACCTGGGTGAGGTGAAAGTAACCGGCGAGCGGCCCGTTATCGAAACCAAGCCCGACCGCCTCGTTTACAACGCCGACCAGGATGCTACCAACGCCGACGGCACGGCGGCCGACATTCTGCGCAAAACGCCCATGGTGAACCTCGATGCCGAGGGCAACCCGCAGCTGCGCGGTACCGGCAACGTGCGCATCCTCATCAACAACAAACCCTCCTCCATGCTTGCGGGCAACCTGGCGGAGGCGCTCAAGCAGATTCCGGCCGACCAGATCAAGGCCATTGAAGTGGTAACAGCCCCTTCGGCCCGCTACGATGCCGAGGGTTCGGGTGGGGTTATCAATATTGTACTGAAGAAGAACAGCCTGCAGGGCGTAAATGGCAGCGTAGGAGCCAACACCGGCAACCGCAACCAGGGCCTGAATGGCAGCCTGAACGCGCGGCGCGGCAAAGTGGGGGTGAATACCAAGCTCAGTGGCTTTCACAACGTGTACCCGTACAAGAGCAGCAACGAGCGCACCGATTTCCTGCCCGACGGCGCTACCGGCCAGCTCACGGAGCGCACTACCTCCCGCAACGTGGGCAGCGGCGGCTACGGCCAGGTAGAGCTTACCTACGACCCCTCGGCTATGCACAGCTTCACGCTCAGCGGCAACGGCAACCTGTACAGCAGCCGCTCGCCCCAGGATTTTTTCAATCAGTACCGCGGCCAGCCCCAGCTCGATACCCTTTATACCCGCGACATTACCCGACGCGGGGAAAACCGCAACTACGACCTGAATGCCGGCTACACCCGTACCTTTGGGGAAAGCCAGCCCCGGCGGGAGTGGGCCGTGCTGGCCCAGCACACCCGCAACCGCTCCGATGAAAGCTACCGCCTCGACCAGTATGGGGCCGCCGAGCTGCGGGGTGGCCCCCTGGAATACCGGGAGCAAAGCCTCAACCTGGCTCGCAACCTCGAAACCACCATTCAGACCGATTACACGCACCCTTTCGGCGAGAAGAACACACTGGAAACGGGGGCCAAGATGATCCTGCGCCAGGTAACCAGCGACTACACTCTGGACACCCTGCTGACGGACCAGCACAACGGGTTTGTGCGAAACCCGCGCCGCTCCAACGCCTTCGACTACCAGCAGAACGTGCTGGCGGCTTATGGCACCTACAATTTCGCCTGGGGCAAAAAGCACACGCTTAGCCTGGGTACCCGCCTGGAGCGCACCGCTATTGCCGGCGAGTTTCAGGGCGAAAACGGCCGTTTCTCGAACGACTACCTCAATGTGCTGCCGAACCTGAGCGCCACCCGCACGCTTAAGAAAGAAGGCCAGACCCTGCGCTTCAGCTACTCGCGGCGCATCCAGCGCCCGCACATTTACTTTCTCAACCCGTACGTAAATCAGGTGACGCCCAACAGCATTCAGTTTGGCAACCCCAACCTGCGCCCCGAGGTAACCGACAGCTACGAGCTGAGCTACGGCACCTACGGCGAGAAAAGCTCCCTGAACCTCTCGGCCTACGCCCGGCGCACCGGCAACTCTATTGAGCAGTTCTACCGCTACAACGAGGAACTGGCCCGCTCCGAAACCACCTTTGGCAACCTGGCTACCAACACTACCTACGGTCTGAGCTTCTACGGCTCCCTGAAGCCCGCCAAAGACTGGAACGTGAGCAGCAACATCAGTGCCGACTACACGCAGCTGCGCAGCACAGCCCTCAACCGCACCAGCCGCCGAGCCTCTATGTTCATGAACCTGAACTCGTCGTGGAAGTTCAGGACCCATTATACCCTGCAGGGCTACAGCGGTTTCTGGACGGGCGGCGTGCAGCTCCAGACGCGCTACTCCGGGGGCGTGTACTACGGCCTGGGCCTGAAGCGGATGCTTCTGCAGGAGAAGGCCGACCTGACGCTGAGCGCCAACAACTTTCTTGCACCCGGCCGCGAGTTCCGCAATACAACTGTTACCGACCAGTTTCGCAGCGTTGGCAGCTTCTACCAGTACCAGCGCTCCATGCGGCTATCCTTCAATTACCGCTTCGGCAAAGTTGACAACAGCGCCCAGCGCCAGCGCCGCACCATCCGCAACGACGACTCCAAGCAAGGCAGCGGCAACACGGGAGGCTAG
- a CDS encoding DedA family protein — protein MEILKHLIDFVLHLDKHLAEIIQDYGAWTYAILFLIIFVETGVVVLPFLPGDSLLFAAGSLAAMPANGLNVWTMMGLLILAAVLGDTLNYHIGDFLGPRVFRENSRFLKREHLEKTQAFYQKHGAKTIIIARFIPIIRTFAPFVAGVGTMSYAKFLSYNVVGAVLWVVLLTGAGYFLGSIPWIQKNFGLFTIGIIVVSVLPAVFEFMKGRRTSSRRVA, from the coding sequence ATGGAAATCCTGAAGCATCTCATCGATTTTGTTCTCCACCTCGATAAGCACTTAGCCGAAATTATTCAGGACTATGGCGCCTGGACGTATGCCATCCTGTTCCTTATCATTTTCGTGGAAACGGGGGTAGTGGTGCTGCCCTTCCTGCCCGGCGATTCTCTGCTGTTCGCGGCGGGCTCTTTGGCTGCTATGCCGGCCAACGGGCTGAACGTGTGGACCATGATGGGCCTGCTGATTCTGGCTGCCGTGCTCGGCGATACGCTCAACTACCACATCGGCGACTTCCTGGGGCCCCGGGTGTTCCGCGAGAACTCGCGGTTTCTGAAGCGCGAGCACCTCGAAAAAACCCAGGCCTTCTACCAGAAGCACGGCGCGAAAACCATCATCATTGCCCGCTTCATTCCCATTATCCGCACGTTTGCGCCGTTCGTGGCCGGGGTAGGCACCATGAGCTACGCCAAGTTTCTATCGTACAACGTGGTAGGAGCGGTGCTGTGGGTGGTGCTGCTTACAGGCGCCGGCTACTTCCTGGGGAGCATTCCCTGGATTCAGAAGAATTTCGGTCTGTTCACCATCGGCATTATCGTTGTATCGGTGCTGCCGGCCGTGTTCGAATTTATGAAGGGCCGCCGGACCAGCAGCCGGCGGGTGGCTTAA
- a CDS encoding spermidine synthase: protein MNRLLATLRRWLRQAVPPSRRIKSEHSGVLEITWQEGRKVLNTAHANYSYGPLHTVMRYGLLFTEPATAGAILVLGLGGGSVVQMLRQEYLAPGPITAVELDPVVIGVAAEEFAIRPDDTLRIVCADAFAWVATAPAGGFGLVVVDLFIDLDLPAGLYQAAFWQHLWRLLRPGGHVVFNTLLSTEVWVENQEVSQYLEQLGFEVKEVEVEEFNRLLILRKPA from the coding sequence ATGAACAGGTTGTTGGCTACCCTGCGTCGCTGGCTTCGCCAGGCCGTTCCTCCCTCGCGCCGGATAAAATCGGAGCACAGTGGGGTACTGGAAATTACCTGGCAGGAAGGCCGGAAGGTGCTGAATACGGCGCACGCCAACTACTCCTACGGTCCTCTGCACACCGTAATGCGCTATGGCCTGCTGTTCACGGAACCCGCCACCGCCGGGGCCATACTGGTGCTGGGCCTGGGCGGGGGCTCGGTGGTGCAGATGCTGCGTCAGGAGTACCTGGCCCCGGGCCCTATTACGGCCGTGGAGCTGGACCCAGTAGTTATCGGGGTGGCGGCGGAGGAGTTTGCCATTCGGCCCGACGATACGCTGCGGATTGTGTGCGCCGACGCCTTTGCGTGGGTAGCCACGGCCCCGGCGGGTGGGTTCGGCCTCGTGGTAGTCGATTTGTTTATTGACCTCGACCTGCCGGCCGGATTGTACCAGGCGGCCTTCTGGCAGCATTTGTGGCGTTTGTTGCGGCCCGGCGGCCACGTGGTGTTCAATACGTTGCTCAGCACGGAGGTGTGGGTTGAAAACCAGGAGGTGAGCCAGTACCTAGAGCAGCTGGGGTTTGAGGTGAAGGAAGTGGAAGTGGAAGAGTTTAACCGCCTGCTCATTCTGCGCAAGCCTGCCTGA
- a CDS encoding TraB/GumN family protein, with the protein MLHFLRRAGYQTLLGLALLLPGLACAQAPAAPADTTTYNPANTLLWRVSGPGVTGASYVFGTMHALCPDDAAMPAEMATAFQESQQLVLELDMDAPDFNKQMRRAVQLPWPNSLRRVRKQSDYRVVRKFFKFRLHQPILPFILMKPAFVESYVYSTLLPCTPVSYEEQLVQLAQQQHKELLGLETIQQQMASLDSISYPRQMLALVKAIQEYDTYAPLMQQMVAMYQARNVDALYRFVVDPTRNPDQSEVADLAQRNQNWIPQMKTLMQAKPTFFAVGAGHLGGPTGVLQLLRQQGYQLEPVLLSKAPAAQAPTPVR; encoded by the coding sequence ATGCTTCACTTTCTACGACGCGCCGGTTACCAAACCCTTCTGGGACTAGCTCTGCTGCTGCCCGGCCTAGCCTGTGCGCAGGCACCGGCCGCCCCTGCGGATACCACCACTTACAACCCCGCCAATACCCTGCTGTGGCGGGTTTCCGGGCCCGGCGTTACGGGCGCTTCTTACGTGTTCGGGACCATGCACGCCCTCTGCCCCGACGACGCGGCCATGCCGGCTGAAATGGCCACCGCCTTCCAGGAAAGCCAGCAGCTGGTACTGGAGCTAGATATGGACGCGCCCGATTTCAACAAGCAGATGCGCCGGGCCGTGCAGCTGCCCTGGCCCAACAGCCTGCGCCGCGTGCGCAAGCAGAGCGACTACCGGGTGGTGCGCAAGTTTTTCAAGTTCCGCCTGCACCAGCCCATTCTGCCGTTTATCCTGATGAAGCCCGCCTTTGTGGAGTCGTACGTGTACAGCACCCTGCTGCCGTGCACGCCGGTAAGCTACGAGGAACAGCTGGTGCAGCTGGCCCAGCAGCAGCACAAGGAGCTACTGGGGCTGGAAACCATTCAGCAGCAGATGGCCTCGCTGGATAGTATTTCCTACCCCCGGCAGATGCTGGCCCTGGTGAAAGCCATTCAGGAGTACGACACCTACGCGCCCCTCATGCAGCAGATGGTGGCCATGTACCAGGCCCGGAACGTGGACGCCCTCTACCGCTTCGTGGTGGACCCTACCCGCAACCCCGACCAAAGCGAGGTAGCCGACCTGGCCCAGCGCAATCAGAACTGGATTCCGCAGATGAAAACCCTGATGCAGGCCAAGCCCACGTTTTTTGCCGTAGGGGCCGGGCACTTGGGCGGCCCTACAGGCGTGCTGCAGCTTCTGCGCCAGCAGGGCTACCAGCTGGAGCCCGTACTGCTCTCGAAAGCCCCGGCGGCTCAGGCGCCTACCCCCGTGCGGTAG
- a CDS encoding sensor histidine kinase, with translation MLPSSTRRTLLPLGLPQLPWPHLVWLGLLVYTDVQLWLTRAGLYYQAPESPAVFWRNALLADALNSGLFYLNYLVLLPRLFRARRWLMFLGAAVVALLLFAAARIGASVLWQEGVQQGLMRLNLAAHVQLLLAYHVPLGGLILLLSSGLRLAGDYLRERESRRELEQQHLRTELSLLKTQLHPHFLFNTLNNIYSLTLQASPQAPEAVMRLAELMRYQLYDSPDDLVPLAREINHLRGFLALQLLRLPPEDADEVLPFIILLPPGAEYARRLPPMLLLPLVENAFKHGDLAARPHVAHFHLQLETDGRLRFRAQNYVAAGGGPALEAAGGVGLANLRRRLQLLYPGRHALSTTTTATTFCATLEVKL, from the coding sequence ATGCTTCCTTCTTCCACCCGCCGTACGTTGTTGCCATTGGGGCTGCCGCAACTGCCGTGGCCGCATCTGGTGTGGCTGGGGCTGCTGGTGTACACCGATGTCCAATTATGGCTTACCCGGGCCGGGCTGTACTACCAGGCGCCCGAAAGCCCGGCGGTGTTCTGGCGCAACGCCCTGCTGGCCGATGCGCTTAACAGCGGCTTGTTCTACCTCAACTACCTGGTGCTGCTGCCCCGGCTGTTCAGGGCGCGGCGGTGGCTGATGTTTCTGGGGGCAGCAGTGGTAGCGCTGCTGCTGTTTGCCGCCGCCCGGATAGGCGCGAGCGTGCTTTGGCAGGAAGGGGTACAGCAGGGGCTTATGCGTCTGAACCTGGCGGCGCACGTGCAGCTGCTGCTGGCCTACCATGTGCCCTTGGGCGGACTGATTCTGCTGCTCAGCAGCGGCCTGCGCCTGGCCGGCGACTACCTGCGGGAGCGGGAAAGCCGCCGCGAGCTGGAACAGCAGCACCTGCGCACCGAGCTGTCGTTGTTGAAAACCCAGCTGCATCCGCACTTCCTCTTCAACACGCTCAACAACATCTACTCCCTCACCTTGCAAGCCTCGCCGCAGGCCCCCGAAGCGGTGATGCGCCTGGCTGAGCTCATGCGCTACCAGCTCTACGACAGCCCCGACGACCTGGTCCCGCTGGCTCGGGAAATCAACCACCTGCGCGGCTTTTTGGCCCTGCAGCTGCTGCGCCTGCCGCCCGAAGACGCCGATGAGGTACTGCCTTTTATAATTCTTTTGCCGCCTGGTGCCGAGTATGCCCGCCGCCTGCCGCCCATGCTGCTGCTACCCCTGGTAGAAAATGCCTTCAAACACGGCGACTTAGCGGCCCGGCCTCACGTAGCCCACTTTCATCTCCAGCTGGAAACAGATGGGCGGTTGCGGTTCAGAGCTCAGAACTACGTAGCCGCGGGCGGCGGACCGGCCCTGGAGGCGGCCGGTGGGGTAGGGCTGGCTAACCTGCGCCGCCGCCTGCAACTGCTGTACCCGGGGCGGCACGCTCTGTCCACCACAACTACTGCTACCACGTTTTGCGCTACACTGGAAGTGAAGCTGTAG
- a CDS encoding phosphosulfolactate synthase, translated as MNYTLNQLPERTQKPREQGFTMVMDKGLSVREVEDFLEVGATYTDIVKLGWATSYVNPNLKRKLAVYKEAGIPVYFGGTLFEAFIIRNQFDDYRRLLDTFGMEYAEVSDGSIDLNHDKKLEFIRTLSQDVKVLSEVGSKDAEKIIPPYKWISQMKTELEAGAVKVIGEAREAGNVGLFRSTGEVRSGLVEEILTQIPFEKIIWEAPQKAQQVWFIKLLGANVNLGNIAPNEIISLETIRLGLRGDTFTDFLDMDNVDEMFKPEPKVAGKPGTSMPRG; from the coding sequence TTACACGCTTAACCAACTCCCCGAACGCACCCAGAAACCGCGCGAGCAAGGCTTTACCATGGTCATGGATAAAGGCCTGAGCGTGCGCGAGGTAGAAGACTTTCTGGAGGTAGGGGCTACCTACACGGACATTGTAAAGCTGGGCTGGGCTACGTCCTACGTGAACCCCAACCTCAAGCGCAAGCTGGCGGTGTACAAGGAGGCCGGCATTCCGGTGTACTTCGGCGGAACGCTGTTTGAGGCCTTCATCATCCGCAATCAGTTCGACGATTACCGCCGCCTGCTGGATACGTTCGGGATGGAGTACGCCGAGGTATCGGACGGGTCCATCGACCTGAACCACGACAAGAAGCTGGAGTTTATCCGCACCCTGAGCCAGGACGTGAAGGTGCTCTCGGAGGTAGGATCCAAGGACGCGGAGAAAATCATTCCGCCCTACAAGTGGATTTCGCAGATGAAAACGGAGCTGGAAGCTGGCGCCGTGAAAGTAATCGGCGAAGCGCGGGAGGCCGGCAACGTAGGCTTGTTCCGGAGCACCGGCGAGGTGCGCTCGGGCCTGGTAGAAGAAATTCTGACCCAGATTCCCTTCGAAAAAATCATTTGGGAAGCACCCCAGAAGGCCCAGCAGGTGTGGTTTATTAAGCTGCTGGGGGCCAACGTGAACCTGGGCAACATCGCGCCCAACGAAATCATCAGCCTCGAAACGATTCGGCTGGGCCTGCGCGGCGACACGTTCACCGACTTCCTGGACATGGACAACGTGGACGAGATGTTCAAGCCCGAGCCCAAGGTAGCCGGCAAGCCCGGTACCTCCATGCCCCGCGGCTAA
- a CDS encoding shikimate dehydrogenase — protein MPEFGLLGRSLRHSFSQTYFSQKFHNLDLSDHRYELFELATMDELPALLTRHPDLRGLNVTIPYKEQVWPFLNEVAPSAARVGAVNVIEFREDGQLIGHNTDYLGFRDSLRSFLPKGGLAGVRALILGSGGASKAVEVALRELDIAYWVVSRNPLGPGLTYQDLTPQLLQEHALIINTTPLGTTPNVEECPPIPYPYLRAHHYLYDLIYNPTETEFMKRGAAAGAQTKNGFEMLCLQAEAAWKIWNQ, from the coding sequence ATGCCTGAATTCGGACTTCTGGGACGTTCCTTGCGTCACTCCTTTTCTCAAACCTATTTTTCCCAGAAATTTCACAATCTGGACCTGTCCGATCATCGGTACGAGCTGTTCGAGCTGGCTACGATGGACGAGCTGCCTGCCCTGCTGACCCGCCACCCGGACCTGCGGGGCCTGAACGTAACTATTCCCTATAAAGAGCAGGTGTGGCCCTTTCTGAACGAGGTAGCGCCTTCCGCCGCTCGCGTAGGGGCCGTGAACGTAATTGAGTTTCGGGAAGATGGACAGCTGATCGGGCACAACACCGACTACCTGGGCTTCCGCGACTCGCTTCGTTCGTTTCTGCCCAAAGGCGGCCTTGCCGGGGTTCGGGCCCTGATTCTGGGTAGCGGGGGCGCCTCTAAAGCCGTGGAAGTGGCTCTGCGCGAGTTGGATATTGCTTACTGGGTGGTGTCGCGCAACCCGCTGGGCCCCGGGCTTACCTACCAGGACCTGACGCCCCAGTTGCTGCAGGAACATGCCCTCATCATCAATACCACTCCTTTGGGCACCACCCCAAACGTAGAGGAGTGCCCGCCCATTCCCTACCCCTACCTGCGCGCCCATCACTACCTCTACGACCTCATCTACAACCCTACCGAAACCGAGTTCATGAAGCGCGGCGCTGCGGCCGGGGCACAAACCAAAAACGGCTTCGAGATGCTCTGCCTCCAGGCCGAAGCCGCCTGGAAAATCTGGAATCAGTGA
- a CDS encoding LytTR family DNA-binding domain-containing protein produces MDDEPLALNVLVEYCAQVPFLELKGRFHEALAAVEFLHENPVDVLFLDIHMPRLSGLQLAQLLPQPAPRIIFTTAHAQYAAESYELPALDYLLKPVRFERFVQAAHRAQAALRPTLAPTPTEPLEHADEVLFIRQDSRLHRVPVADLYYAEGQKEYLMLYTAAGRMLTLQSFRGLEELLPPGRFARIYRSYLINLRHLEFVERNRAQVHGTLLPIGETYREAFLEQLRFHGRAVKW; encoded by the coding sequence GTGGATGACGAGCCTCTGGCCCTGAACGTGCTGGTAGAATATTGTGCGCAGGTGCCTTTCCTGGAGCTCAAAGGACGTTTTCATGAGGCGCTGGCGGCAGTAGAGTTTTTGCACGAAAACCCCGTGGACGTACTATTTCTGGACATTCACATGCCGCGCCTGAGTGGGTTGCAACTGGCGCAGCTGCTACCTCAGCCAGCGCCGCGCATCATCTTCACTACGGCCCACGCGCAGTACGCCGCTGAAAGCTACGAGCTGCCCGCCCTGGATTACCTCCTGAAGCCCGTGCGCTTCGAGCGGTTTGTGCAGGCGGCTCACCGGGCCCAGGCTGCCCTGCGCCCAACCCTTGCGCCTACCCCCACCGAGCCCCTGGAACACGCCGACGAAGTGTTGTTTATTCGTCAGGACAGCCGGCTGCACCGCGTGCCCGTAGCCGATCTGTACTATGCTGAGGGGCAGAAGGAGTATCTGATGCTTTACACCGCTGCGGGCCGCATGCTCACGCTACAGTCGTTTCGGGGGCTGGAGGAACTGCTGCCGCCCGGCCGCTTTGCCCGTATTTACCGGTCCTACCTCATCAACCTGCGCCACTTGGAGTTTGTGGAGCGCAACCGGGCGCAGGTGCACGGCACGCTGCTGCCCATAGGCGAAACCTACCGCGAAGCCTTCCTGGAACAGCTCCGCTTCCACGGCCGGGCGGTGAAATGGTGA
- a CDS encoding sorbosone dehydrogenase family protein, which translates to MNRNLSGPALSLLTLLAACGGPSKQEKAEAAATTPADTVATPTTAVNLPEPYASESTTKRSKVIGWPQGKTPTAPAGFVVTKYADGFESPRNAYVLPNGDVLVAESNTIPKDPKKKVVAALDLDPSRSLRATSANRITLLRDADKDGKPELRETFLAGLNQPFGMLVLDKYFYVANTNGVWRYPYQVGQTKIAGQGQKIMDLPAGGYNNHWTRNLLGGPKGSKIYVSVGSSSNVAEHGIKEEERRANVLEINPDGSGEKVYAAGLRNPVGLDWAPGTQTLWTAVNERDELGDELVPDYLTSVKPGAFYGWPYAYFGQHEDPRRKGERPDLVQKTVVPEVPLGAHTASLGLAFYKGDAFPAQYRNGAFIGQHGSWNRSEFSGYKVVFVPFKDGKPSGPMQDFLTGFIANAAEKEVYGRPVGITYLPDGSLLVADDAADTLWRVAAR; encoded by the coding sequence ATGAATCGGAATCTTTCGGGCCCTGCCCTGAGCCTGCTTACGTTGCTGGCGGCCTGCGGCGGCCCCTCGAAGCAGGAAAAAGCCGAAGCGGCAGCCACTACCCCCGCCGACACGGTTGCTACCCCCACCACCGCCGTAAACCTGCCCGAGCCCTACGCTTCGGAGTCAACGACCAAGCGCAGCAAGGTAATTGGCTGGCCCCAGGGCAAAACGCCCACCGCGCCGGCCGGTTTTGTGGTAACCAAGTACGCCGATGGCTTCGAGAGCCCGCGCAACGCCTACGTGCTGCCCAACGGCGACGTGTTGGTGGCCGAGTCGAACACCATTCCCAAGGACCCGAAGAAGAAAGTAGTAGCGGCCCTCGATCTGGACCCCTCCCGGTCGTTGCGGGCCACCAGCGCCAACCGTATCACCCTGCTCCGCGACGCCGACAAAGACGGCAAGCCCGAGCTGCGCGAAACGTTCCTGGCCGGCCTGAACCAGCCCTTCGGCATGCTGGTGCTCGATAAGTATTTCTATGTGGCCAACACCAACGGCGTGTGGCGCTACCCCTACCAGGTGGGCCAAACCAAAATTGCGGGCCAGGGCCAGAAAATTATGGATTTGCCCGCTGGCGGCTACAACAACCACTGGACCCGCAATCTGCTGGGCGGCCCCAAGGGCTCCAAGATTTACGTGTCGGTGGGCTCGTCGTCGAACGTGGCCGAGCATGGCATAAAGGAGGAAGAGCGCCGGGCCAACGTGCTGGAAATAAACCCCGATGGCTCGGGTGAGAAAGTGTACGCCGCCGGCCTGCGCAACCCCGTAGGCCTCGACTGGGCCCCCGGCACCCAAACCCTCTGGACGGCCGTGAATGAGCGGGACGAGCTGGGCGACGAGCTGGTGCCTGACTACCTGACCAGCGTGAAGCCGGGCGCTTTCTACGGCTGGCCCTACGCCTATTTCGGGCAGCACGAAGACCCGCGCCGCAAGGGTGAGCGGCCTGATCTGGTGCAGAAAACGGTGGTGCCCGAGGTGCCGCTGGGGGCACATACGGCCTCGCTGGGCTTGGCTTTCTACAAGGGCGACGCCTTCCCGGCTCAGTACCGCAACGGCGCCTTCATTGGGCAGCACGGCTCCTGGAACCGCTCCGAGTTTTCGGGCTACAAAGTGGTGTTCGTGCCCTTCAAAGACGGTAAACCCAGCGGCCCCATGCAGGATTTCCTGACGGGCTTTATTGCCAACGCCGCCGAGAAGGAAGTGTACGGCCGCCCCGTAGGCATCACCTACCTGCCCGATGGCTCCCTGCTGGTGGCCGATGATGCCGCCGATACGCTCTGGCGCGTGGCTGCCCGCTAA